One region of Bactrocera neohumeralis isolate Rockhampton chromosome 5, APGP_CSIRO_Bneo_wtdbg2-racon-allhic-juicebox.fasta_v2, whole genome shotgun sequence genomic DNA includes:
- the LOC126758598 gene encoding uncharacterized protein LOC126758598, producing the protein MESKDNRSKDKRGNMKKYRKKPPTQQNNNTSSSSQVEIVRGVVDVADSSDERFVSRRGWATSRPPAQTRRYSLDDEDNDMNEAESAQMHAGDFGLMSQLPTSVGGHFQFSSEKNWDTVEGEQLLDSTEASQYFTLNLKLLNVGLQTIPFYKRMDYAASMFTREQLQTMEKAAEVAEKNYQNVLHEHKTNPRIKINSGSRKSGSGRSQSSAKQANAAPSETNAPDELDELLNLATAAVTKVDISGGSGAGAENEAANIPKGNENVTANKDDIQEWLDNVLEE; encoded by the exons ATGGAAAGCAAGGACAATCGATCGAAAGA TAAACGCGGCAACATGAAAAAATATCGCAAGAAACCGCCAACACAACAGAATAATAACACCTCGTCCAGCTCACAGGTGGAGATAGTGCGTGGCGTAGTCGATGTGGCGGATTCCAGTGACGAACGATTTGTTTCACGACGTGGTTGGGCTACTTCACGTCCACCGGCACAAACTCGTCGCTATTCGCTGGATGATGAAGATAATGATATGAATGAGGCAGAGTCGGCACAAATGCATGCCGGTGATTTTGGTTTAATGTCACAATTGCCCACATCTGTGGGTGGACACTTCCAGTTCTCATCTGAGAAAAACTGGGATACAGTGGAGGGCGAACAATTGTTGGACAGCACTGAGGCTAGTCAGTATTTCAcgctaaatttgaaattattaaatgttgGTTTGCAAACGATACCGTTTTATAAGCGCATGGATTATGCAGCATCTATGTTTACACGCGAACAACTGCAAACGATGGAGAAAGCTGCAGAAGTGGCAgagaaaaattatcaaaatgtatTGCATGAACACAAGACGAATCCACGCATAAAAATTAATAGCGGTAGCCGGAAAAGTGGCTCCGGACGTTCACAGAGTAGTGCTAAACAGGCTAATGCGGCACCAAGTGAAACTAATGCTCCGGATGAATTGGATGAGTTGCTGAATTTAGCGACAGCTGCTGTTACAAAAGTAGACATAAGTGGCGGCAGTGGCGCTGGAGCGGAGAATGAAGCGGCGAATATACCGAAAGGAAATGAAAACGTTACAGCAAACAAGGATGACATACAGGAATGGTTGGATAATGTGTTGGAGGAGTAG